The Rahnella aquatilis CIP 78.65 = ATCC 33071 genomic sequence CCTGCTTTTCATCCCCCAGCACGCCGCCCGGAAACGTTTTAATTTCGAGGCGTCCGTCCGTTTGTTTTTGCAGTTTTTCGCCCATGTGCTGAACGGCGACGACGTTGGGATAGCCTTGCGGATGTACGTCAGCGGCTTTCAGCGTCTGTGCTGACACGCCATGTGTAAATAAAAGGGTCGCGGAACTCAGGCAAAGGCTGAGAAGTGCTTTTTGCATTTTCATCAGTTTGTCTCCAGGGTACTCGGTAAGAGAAAGATAAATGTGAACAAGTATCGAACTGGACGGGCGCAGAGGCGTTGCCGATTCATTTTGAAAAATGTCTAAATAAGCTTTTAAATGATAGGGATACATGACGCGCCGGTGTGCGGTTTTCACCAGTGGAAGCACATTACCTTATTTTTCGTTGTGCGGTATTTGAGCGTTATCACAAACTAGCAACAAATGTAAAAAGCTGTTGCTTAATATTTAAAACGTTGTTTTGACTTGAGTAATGATATTCAGATGATTGATTTACTGCGTAATTTTTTTTGAAAGTGTGACGCAGGTTAAATTGTTCAACCCTTGTACAAACAGGAAAAACCTTGTCATCTGTCAATGACACGCTGGCCGCCAGGCGTGACAATGTAAATAATAATGAGAACGACTATCAATTAGGGCTTTTTTTTTGATATCATTCGGCGTTATTCATTCCTTTTACATACTGATTCTGGCTGGAGGCGACGCGTGAAAACGGCTCGCAATAAGATGAAAGAGGCGACCTCATTACTGATGTCGTTAATGTTGGTTGCTGGTCTGAGCGGCAACGCGATGGCTGCACCTGCGACGCCGGCTGGACAAGCCGTCAGTTCTGCTGCAACCCAACCGGCACCGGCTGCACCGGCGACCGGCGACGCCACGCGTGCTCCGGTGATGCAACCCGCGCCAACAGAGACGGCACCTGTCATTCCAACCGATTTGTCTGTTATGGGCATGTATCATCACGCTGATGTGGTGGTGAAGACCGTCATGATCGGTCTGCTGCTGGCTTCTGTGGTCACCTGGGCATTGTTATTCAGCAAGGGTGCAGAAGTCTTCACGGGTAAACGTCGTATGCGCCGTGAATTTGATGCGTTGTCTTCCGTTCGTACTCTGGACGAAGCCGCCGAGCAGGCTGAAAGTTTTGCCGCCAGCAGCATCAGCGCGCAGATGATCCGCGATGCGCAGAACGAGCTGGAACTGTCTGCCGGATCAACGGACAACAACGGCATTAAAGAACGTACCGGTTTCCGCCTTGAGCGCCGCGTCAGCGCCGCTGGCCGTTACATGGGCCGTGGTAACGGTATTCTGGCGACCATCGGGGCTATTTCGCCGTTCGTCGGCCTGTTCGGTACCGTATGGGGCATCATGAACAGCTTCATCGGTATCGCACAGACGCAGACCACCAATCTGGCAGTCGTCGCACCGGGTATCGCCGAAGCCTTACTGGCGACGGCGGTGGGGCTGGTTGCGGCCATTCCTGCGGTGGTGATCTACAACATTTTCGCCCGTACCATTACCTCTTACCGTCATCAGGTAGGCGATGTGGCGGCGCAGATTATCCTGTTACAGGGCCGTGATTTGGATCTGGCTGCCAGCGAAGGCAATGCGCCACGCGGTCAGACAGGTCAGTTACGCGTAGGGTAAGAACAGATTATGGCTATTCGGTTAAACGACGATATCGACGAAAGTGGTGAAATGCATGACATCAACGTCACGCCTTTTATCGACGTCATGCTGGTATTGCTGATTATCTTTATGGTGGCGGCACCGCTGGCCACCGTGGATGTGCGGGTGGATTTACCGGCTTCGACGGCGAAACAGCAGCCGCGTCCGGAGAAACCGATTTTCCTGTCGGTAAAAGCGGACAAGCAACTGTTTCTCGGCGACACACCCGTGAACGGCAGTAATCTGACCGCCATGCTGGATGAGCGTACTCAGGGCAATAAACAGAGTACGATTTTCTTCCGTGCGGATAAGAGTGTTGATTACGAAACGCTGATGAGTGTGATGGATAACCTGCGTAAAGCCGGTTACCTGAAAGTCGGGCTGGTCGGCGCAGAACAAACCGGTGCCACGGCGGCGCAGTAAGTTGTGAATCAAATCAGACGCACAAAAAAGGCCAGCATTTGCTGGCCTTTCGTTTATCTGAAGATGGGTCACTCAGGTCACCGGTGCCGGGTTAAACACCGCCAGCGCATTGTGAATGCCCCAGGTGTCTGACCAGGTTTTCTTGCGGCCGCTGGCGATGTCCAG encodes the following:
- the exbB gene encoding tol-pal system-associated acyl-CoA thioesterase; protein product: MKEATSLLMSLMLVAGLSGNAMAAPATPAGQAVSSAATQPAPAAPATGDATRAPVMQPAPTETAPVIPTDLSVMGMYHHADVVVKTVMIGLLLASVVTWALLFSKGAEVFTGKRRMRREFDALSSVRTLDEAAEQAESFAASSISAQMIRDAQNELELSAGSTDNNGIKERTGFRLERRVSAAGRYMGRGNGILATIGAISPFVGLFGTVWGIMNSFIGIAQTQTTNLAVVAPGIAEALLATAVGLVAAIPAVVIYNIFARTITSYRHQVGDVAAQIILLQGRDLDLAASEGNAPRGQTGQLRVG
- the exbD gene encoding TonB system transport protein ExbD; its protein translation is MAIRLNDDIDESGEMHDINVTPFIDVMLVLLIIFMVAAPLATVDVRVDLPASTAKQQPRPEKPIFLSVKADKQLFLGDTPVNGSNLTAMLDERTQGNKQSTIFFRADKSVDYETLMSVMDNLRKAGYLKVGLVGAEQTGATAAQ